In Natronococcus occultus SP4, the following proteins share a genomic window:
- a CDS encoding VOC family protein has protein sequence MLTGLSRLALEVKYLEPARQFYAETLSLPVREDGADECVLAAGETGLVLRRPESVPRGGLHTHYALSIPAAEYDEWWDRLSADYDLEEARFGPSRSLYLYDPDGNCVELGQRDVAGPGIDGLFEVVLEVESIDRAREFYEALGFRTVDVGDDRKRVRLDGPMALELWEPHLGIADGRGGVHVDLGFETEDPAAVREAIGDRVDRVERETDDELVVRDPDCHWLTFRRSGPAAER, from the coding sequence ATGCTCACCGGCCTCTCCCGGCTCGCGCTCGAGGTCAAGTACCTCGAGCCCGCACGGCAGTTCTACGCCGAGACGCTGTCGCTTCCCGTCCGCGAGGACGGCGCCGACGAGTGCGTCCTCGCCGCGGGCGAGACCGGCCTCGTGCTCCGGCGTCCCGAGTCGGTACCCCGCGGCGGGCTTCACACCCACTACGCGCTCTCGATCCCCGCCGCGGAGTACGACGAGTGGTGGGACCGATTGAGCGCCGACTACGACCTCGAGGAGGCCCGGTTCGGCCCCTCGCGATCGCTGTACCTCTACGACCCCGACGGCAACTGCGTCGAGCTCGGCCAGCGCGACGTCGCTGGACCGGGGATCGACGGGCTCTTCGAGGTCGTTCTCGAGGTCGAGTCGATCGACCGCGCCCGGGAGTTCTACGAGGCGCTCGGCTTCCGAACCGTCGACGTCGGCGACGACCGCAAGCGGGTTCGGCTGGACGGCCCGATGGCCCTCGAGCTGTGGGAGCCCCACCTCGGGATCGCCGACGGCCGCGGCGGCGTCCACGTCGACCTCGGGTTTGAAACCGAGGACCCGGCTGCGGTCCGCGAGGCGATCGGCGACCGCGTCGACCGGGTCGAGCGCGAGACCGACGACGAGCTCGTGGTCCGGGACCCCGACTGTCACTGGCTGACGTTCCGCCGGTCCGGGCCTGCAGCTGAACGGTGA
- a CDS encoding HalOD1 output domain-containing protein, whose amino-acid sequence MPDRPRGEDGDVVYRTFDVDEADPNVSVARTVAELEDVDTNDLPPLYDCIDHVLEHIFSDPPAPAAETEITFSYEGYRITVEQDGSAVFRKQGKRE is encoded by the coding sequence ATGCCCGATCGACCACGAGGCGAGGACGGCGACGTCGTCTACCGAACGTTCGACGTCGACGAGGCGGATCCGAACGTGAGCGTCGCCCGGACCGTCGCCGAGCTCGAGGACGTCGATACCAACGACCTGCCGCCGCTGTACGACTGCATCGACCACGTCCTCGAACACATCTTCTCCGATCCACCCGCCCCTGCTGCGGAGACCGAGATCACCTTCTCCTACGAGGGGTACCGGATCACCGTCGAGCAGGACGGCAGCGCCGTCTTCAGAAAGCAAGGGAAACGGGAGTAG
- a CDS encoding threonine synthase, whose amino-acid sequence METTAAFTGLECVDCGATADADAESHRCPDCGGILDPSYDYDAVDLDHDVLGARPFDSLWRYEELLPFSRESAVTMDEGATPLVECPTLADELGVGRLLIKDEGRNPTGTFKDRGQTVAVTAADGHGASEVALASAGNAGQAAAAYAGRAGMESHVYVPSRSGFTNKAMINVHGGDMNVVGGRIGEAVAAFEEGLAEHDDWYSLQTFATPYRHEGKKTMFYEIAEQLEWESPDVISYPTGGGVGLVGMYKAAREFERLGLTDAVPSFYAAQASGCAPIVDAFEDGRDVHEPVEHPDTICGGIEIPDPGASPWILEAIRESDGGAVATDDPEILEAAIAVAKREGLEMAPTCAAAVSGLFELADRGAFDGDETVVAVNTGTGNKEADVLRSHLMSKGV is encoded by the coding sequence ATGGAGACGACAGCCGCCTTCACCGGCCTCGAGTGCGTCGACTGCGGCGCGACCGCCGACGCCGACGCGGAGAGCCATCGGTGTCCGGACTGCGGAGGGATCCTCGATCCGAGCTACGACTACGACGCCGTCGACCTCGACCACGACGTCCTCGGCGCGCGGCCGTTCGACTCGCTGTGGCGCTACGAGGAGCTGCTCCCGTTTTCCCGAGAGTCGGCCGTAACGATGGACGAGGGGGCGACGCCGCTGGTCGAATGTCCGACTCTGGCCGACGAGCTTGGGGTCGGCCGACTGCTGATCAAAGACGAGGGACGGAACCCGACGGGGACGTTCAAGGACCGAGGACAGACCGTTGCCGTGACGGCTGCCGACGGGCACGGCGCGAGCGAGGTGGCGCTGGCCTCGGCGGGCAACGCGGGCCAGGCCGCCGCAGCGTACGCCGGACGGGCGGGGATGGAGTCCCACGTTTACGTCCCTTCCCGATCGGGCTTTACGAACAAGGCGATGATCAACGTCCACGGCGGCGACATGAACGTCGTCGGCGGACGGATCGGCGAGGCCGTCGCGGCCTTCGAGGAAGGCCTTGCGGAGCACGACGACTGGTACTCTCTCCAGACGTTCGCCACACCCTACCGCCACGAGGGGAAGAAGACGATGTTCTACGAGATCGCCGAACAGCTCGAGTGGGAGAGCCCCGACGTGATCTCGTATCCCACGGGTGGCGGGGTCGGACTCGTCGGAATGTACAAGGCCGCCCGCGAGTTCGAGCGCCTCGGCCTGACCGACGCGGTGCCGTCCTTTTACGCCGCCCAGGCGTCGGGCTGTGCGCCGATCGTCGACGCCTTCGAGGACGGGCGGGACGTCCACGAGCCGGTCGAACACCCGGACACGATCTGCGGCGGCATCGAGATCCCCGACCCCGGCGCGAGCCCGTGGATCCTCGAGGCGATCCGCGAGAGCGACGGGGGCGCCGTCGCGACCGACGATCCCGAAATCCTCGAGGCCGCTATCGCGGTGGCCAAGCGGGAGGGCCTCGAGATGGCGCCGACCTGTGCCGCGGCGGTCAGCGGCCTCTTCGAACTCGCCGATCGGGGCGCCTTCGACGGCGACGAGACGGTCGTCGCGGTCAACACCGGGACGGGGAACAAGGAGGCCGACGTCCTTCGCAGCCACCTGATGAGCAAGGGCGTCTGA
- a CDS encoding PAS domain S-box protein: MSDRVESTEDATLKRQRLRAVADALDGGVIQLDAADRIVAVTDDVLEITGYSRGRLLETSASALFADGEDVREWGDDSERPTAIETTDGRTVDCAVRLETLVEDGEDRGAVCIVRLPTDAAFDDGGSSRDRRLERQVDQLSAELDAVFERVSDAFYALDSDWRFTYVNDRAAELLGRTDDELFGSSIWEAFPELVDSHLEERFRTVMATKKPLSFERYSEALGIWAQMDVYPTEAGLSVYFRDVTEQVERERKLAASERRYRSLAEQFPNGIVALFDHDGEYTLAAGRGFDRLPVEPDDLEGTHYREVWEESVASTLGPVYQRALEGAERRTEFEQAGRTWLVRVAPITDDDGNVAAGLTMAQDITGQKERERTLRDANAQLEAATEAGAVGTWEWHVQEDRFVAGAAFAKTFGVDPEDAREGVSLERFVSSIHPADRDRVERSIEAALESCGEYEEEYRVRDADGELRWIVARGHVECDDDGTPLTFPGAVADITDRKRAERQLATHKRQLETLFELLPVGVVVADADGRLIEANETARELWGGDVFDAESVAEYDRYDGWWADTGEPIEPEEWTLARVLEGEEVTDPDVHEIETADGDRRIVMSHGMPVRNERGEISRGVVTQTDVTERREYQRKLEETIEKLETSNERLEQFAYAASHDLQEPLRMVSSYLRLIDQRYGDRLDEDGEEFLAYAVDGADRMREMIDGLLAYSRIETAGEPLEPVDLGDVLDDACSELRGRIKESGAEIDAEPLPRVEGDRQQLRQLFRNVLSNAFTYSREGTPEVRVSSERHGAQWRISVHDEGIGIDPEETERIFEVFHRLHTHEEYAGSGIGLALCRRIVERHGGEMWADSEPGKGSTFTFTLPAVDET, from the coding sequence ATGAGCGATCGGGTCGAATCGACCGAGGACGCGACCCTCAAACGACAGCGACTTCGGGCGGTCGCCGACGCCCTCGACGGTGGCGTCATCCAGCTCGACGCCGCGGATCGGATCGTCGCGGTCACCGACGACGTCCTCGAGATCACCGGCTACTCGCGGGGCCGTCTGCTCGAGACTTCCGCGTCCGCGCTGTTCGCCGACGGCGAGGACGTCCGTGAGTGGGGAGACGACTCGGAACGGCCGACCGCGATCGAGACGACCGACGGACGAACCGTCGACTGTGCCGTTCGCCTCGAGACGCTGGTCGAGGACGGTGAGGATCGCGGCGCGGTCTGTATCGTTCGGCTCCCGACCGACGCCGCGTTCGACGACGGCGGCTCGAGCCGTGATCGGCGGCTCGAACGGCAGGTCGATCAGCTCTCGGCAGAGCTCGACGCGGTGTTCGAACGGGTGTCGGACGCCTTCTACGCCCTCGATTCGGACTGGCGGTTCACGTACGTCAACGACCGTGCCGCCGAGCTGCTCGGTCGGACCGACGACGAACTGTTCGGGTCGTCGATCTGGGAGGCGTTTCCGGAGCTCGTCGACTCCCATCTCGAGGAGCGGTTCCGGACCGTGATGGCGACGAAGAAACCGCTCTCGTTCGAGCGCTACTCCGAGGCGCTTGGCATCTGGGCCCAGATGGACGTCTACCCGACCGAGGCGGGGCTGTCGGTGTACTTCCGGGACGTCACCGAACAGGTCGAGCGCGAGCGCAAACTGGCGGCATCCGAACGTCGGTACCGCAGCCTCGCCGAGCAGTTCCCGAACGGGATCGTCGCCCTGTTCGATCACGACGGCGAGTACACACTGGCCGCGGGACGGGGGTTCGATCGGCTCCCCGTCGAGCCGGACGACCTCGAGGGAACTCACTACCGGGAGGTCTGGGAGGAATCGGTCGCGTCGACGCTCGGTCCCGTCTACCAGCGGGCGCTCGAGGGAGCGGAACGACGGACCGAATTCGAGCAGGCGGGCCGAACGTGGCTCGTCCGCGTGGCGCCGATCACCGACGACGACGGGAACGTGGCTGCCGGGCTGACGATGGCCCAGGATATCACTGGACAGAAAGAACGCGAGCGCACCCTCCGGGACGCGAACGCCCAGCTCGAGGCCGCGACGGAAGCCGGCGCGGTCGGCACCTGGGAGTGGCACGTCCAGGAGGATCGGTTCGTCGCCGGCGCCGCCTTCGCCAAGACGTTCGGCGTCGATCCCGAGGACGCTCGCGAGGGCGTCTCCCTCGAGCGGTTCGTTTCCTCGATCCACCCGGCGGACCGCGACCGCGTCGAACGGAGCATCGAGGCGGCCCTCGAGAGCTGCGGGGAGTACGAGGAGGAGTACCGCGTCCGCGACGCCGACGGCGAGTTGCGCTGGATCGTCGCCCGCGGCCACGTCGAGTGTGACGACGACGGAACGCCGCTGACGTTTCCCGGAGCAGTCGCCGACATCACCGACCGCAAGCGCGCCGAGCGCCAGCTCGCGACCCACAAGCGCCAGCTCGAGACGCTGTTCGAGCTGCTGCCGGTCGGAGTCGTCGTCGCCGACGCCGACGGCCGGCTCATCGAGGCGAACGAGACTGCCCGGGAGCTGTGGGGTGGCGACGTCTTCGACGCCGAGTCGGTCGCGGAGTACGACCGTTACGACGGCTGGTGGGCCGACACCGGCGAGCCGATCGAACCCGAGGAGTGGACCCTCGCCCGCGTCCTCGAGGGCGAGGAGGTTACCGATCCCGACGTTCACGAGATCGAGACGGCCGACGGCGACCGTCGGATCGTCATGAGCCACGGGATGCCCGTCAGGAACGAACGAGGCGAGATCAGCCGCGGCGTGGTGACCCAGACCGACGTCACCGAGCGCCGCGAGTACCAGCGCAAGCTCGAGGAGACCATCGAGAAACTCGAGACCTCCAACGAACGGCTCGAGCAGTTCGCCTACGCCGCCAGCCACGACCTCCAGGAGCCCCTGCGGATGGTCTCGAGCTACCTCCGGCTGATCGACCAGCGCTACGGCGATCGGCTCGACGAGGACGGCGAGGAGTTCCTCGCGTACGCCGTCGACGGCGCCGACCGGATGCGCGAGATGATCGACGGCCTGCTGGCGTACTCCCGGATCGAGACCGCGGGCGAACCCCTCGAGCCCGTCGACCTCGGGGACGTCCTCGACGACGCCTGCAGCGAACTTCGCGGTCGAATCAAAGAGAGCGGCGCCGAGATCGACGCGGAGCCGCTGCCCCGCGTCGAAGGCGATCGTCAACAGCTCCGGCAGCTGTTCCGGAACGTTCTCTCGAACGCGTTCACCTACTCCCGGGAGGGCACGCCGGAGGTGCGGGTTTCGAGCGAACGCCACGGGGCGCAGTGGCGGATCTCGGTCCACGACGAGGGGATCGGAATCGATCCCGAGGAGACCGAGCGCATCTTCGAGGTGTTCCACCGCCTGCACACCCACGAGGAGTACGCGGGCTCGGGGATCGGGCTGGCGCTGTGTCGACGGATCGTCGAGCGCCACGGCGGGGAGATGTGGGCCGACTCCGAGCCCGGGAAGGGGTCGACGTTTACCTTTACGTTGCCCGCCGTCGACGAGACGTGA
- a CDS encoding phosphoglycerol geranylgeranyltransferase yields MTAPWTDWNHVLKLDPDKELPEGVTFGDLCATGTDAIEIGGTMGMTEENMTAVIEACAEHDVPLYQEPANPSVVVENDALDGYLIPTVFNAGSPFWITEAHKEWVRIGDIDWERTTTEAYIVMNPEADVATLTEADCDLGADDVEAYAKVAERMFGQEIVYLEYSGTLGEESIVEAAGEGVEDATLFYGGGIHDYDSAYAMAQYADVIVVGDLAHDEGVDALRETVGAANDA; encoded by the coding sequence ATGACTGCGCCCTGGACCGATTGGAACCACGTCCTCAAGCTCGACCCCGACAAGGAACTCCCCGAGGGGGTCACGTTCGGCGACCTCTGTGCGACCGGGACCGACGCGATCGAGATCGGGGGGACGATGGGGATGACCGAGGAGAACATGACGGCGGTGATCGAGGCCTGCGCCGAGCACGACGTTCCGCTCTACCAGGAGCCAGCCAACCCCAGCGTCGTCGTCGAGAACGACGCCCTCGACGGCTATCTCATCCCGACGGTGTTCAACGCCGGCTCGCCGTTCTGGATCACCGAGGCCCACAAGGAGTGGGTCCGGATCGGCGATATCGACTGGGAGCGGACGACGACCGAGGCCTACATCGTGATGAACCCCGAGGCCGACGTGGCGACGCTGACCGAAGCCGACTGCGACCTTGGAGCCGACGACGTCGAGGCCTACGCGAAAGTCGCCGAGCGGATGTTCGGCCAGGAGATCGTCTACCTCGAGTACTCCGGAACCCTCGGCGAGGAGTCGATCGTTGAGGCCGCCGGCGAGGGCGTCGAGGACGCGACGCTGTTCTACGGCGGCGGGATCCACGACTACGACTCCGCGTACGCGATGGCCCAGTACGCCGACGTGATCGTCGTCGGCGACCTTGCTCACGACGAGGGCGTCGACGCGCTCCGGGAGACCGTCGGGGCGGCCAACGACGCCTGA
- a CDS encoding DUF4336 domain-containing protein, which yields MLTERDDRLWTDEEPLAFLGMELGRIMTVIELSTGGLFVQSPAELTAELRAALDELGDVRFVAPASKLHGHLYMEQYREAYPDAELLAAPGLAARRPDLRFDGTLGDVPDPRWSADIDQVAITGHRWLTELAFYHRPSETVILGDVGFHIDERSPLQTRLVARLLCVYGRIGPPIEFRLTIANEATFRRSIRDVLAWEFDRVIPGHGAIVESGGKRAVAEGFDWIL from the coding sequence ATGCTCACCGAACGGGACGATCGGCTGTGGACCGACGAGGAGCCGCTGGCGTTTCTCGGCATGGAACTCGGCCGCATCATGACGGTTATCGAACTCTCGACGGGCGGGCTGTTCGTCCAGTCGCCCGCCGAGCTCACGGCGGAGCTGCGGGCGGCCCTCGACGAGCTCGGCGACGTCCGGTTCGTCGCGCCCGCGAGCAAGCTCCACGGCCACCTGTACATGGAACAGTACCGCGAGGCCTACCCCGACGCCGAGTTGCTCGCCGCGCCCGGGCTCGCGGCCCGCCGACCCGATCTGCGGTTCGACGGAACGCTCGGCGACGTGCCCGACCCCCGCTGGAGCGCCGATATCGATCAGGTCGCGATCACGGGCCACCGCTGGCTCACCGAGCTCGCGTTCTACCACCGCCCGAGCGAAACGGTGATCCTCGGCGACGTCGGCTTCCATATCGACGAGCGCAGCCCGCTGCAGACGCGGCTCGTCGCGCGACTCCTGTGCGTCTACGGGCGGATCGGACCGCCCATCGAGTTTCGGCTCACGATCGCCAACGAGGCGACATTCCGGCGATCGATCCGGGACGTCCTCGCCTGGGAGTTCGACCGGGTGATCCCGGGTCACGGAGCGATCGTCGAGTCGGGCGGCAAACGGGCCGTGGCGGAGGGGTTCGACTGGATACTCTAG
- a CDS encoding SIR2 family NAD-dependent protein deacylase gives MDDIETLAEAIRNADTAAALTGAGISAPSGIPTFRGEDGVWDRFDEGQFTYGRFRSDPEGFWADRLELQEAMFGGDYEPNAGHEALAALERDGHLEAICTQNTDGLHADAAAVVRDADVDEPSVEAAESVLELHGNARRVRCTDCGRRREADPIFERAADGELPPTCGCGGVFKPDVVLFGEQLPGAVIQRARSLARESDAFLAIGSSLAVEPAASLPRQASSSGATLGIVNLESTSCDEAAAVVHREDVAEALPRLRELIEG, from the coding sequence ATGGACGACATCGAGACGCTCGCCGAGGCGATCCGGAACGCCGACACCGCGGCCGCGCTCACGGGCGCCGGTATCTCGGCGCCGTCGGGAATACCGACCTTCCGCGGCGAGGACGGCGTCTGGGACCGCTTCGACGAGGGACAGTTCACCTACGGTCGCTTCCGGAGCGATCCTGAGGGGTTCTGGGCGGATCGCCTCGAGCTCCAGGAGGCCATGTTCGGCGGCGACTACGAGCCCAATGCGGGCCACGAGGCCCTGGCCGCGCTCGAGCGGGACGGCCACCTCGAGGCGATCTGCACCCAGAACACTGATGGGCTCCACGCCGACGCGGCCGCAGTGGTCCGGGACGCCGACGTCGACGAGCCGAGCGTCGAGGCCGCGGAGTCGGTCCTCGAGCTCCACGGCAACGCGCGTCGTGTCAGGTGTACGGACTGCGGACGCCGTCGCGAGGCCGACCCGATCTTCGAGCGGGCCGCCGACGGCGAGCTCCCGCCGACCTGTGGCTGCGGCGGCGTCTTCAAACCCGACGTCGTCCTCTTCGGCGAACAGCTGCCGGGCGCCGTCATCCAGCGCGCCCGGTCCCTGGCCCGCGAGAGCGACGCCTTCCTGGCGATCGGATCCTCGCTGGCCGTCGAGCCCGCAGCGTCCCTGCCGCGGCAGGCGTCCTCGAGCGGGGCGACCCTCGGTATCGTCAACCTCGAGTCGACGTCCTGTGACGAGGCAGCTGCCGTCGTCCACCGCGAGGACGTCGCCGAGGCGTTACCGCGGCTGCGGGAGCTGATCGAGGGGTAG
- a CDS encoding cytochrome P450 has translation MRNDSSATADGRPPGPDGLPLVGNQLAFLRDPYGFMTENAREYGDIAYWEDPMGPVYQLNHPDYIEQVLVGNNQHYVKGDQFQHVLRPITGNGILNSEGAVWRRNRHLIQPAFNPDRIEEYAGMMAAFTEDALESWADGQTRHFHEDMMELTLRIVARALFGIDVDDHVDTIGEALEEFMLASESLSHLVLPSGVPTPSRRRIRRAREKLDGVIYPMIEERRSNPTERDVISKLLEVTDERGNGLSDEQIRDEVTTLLLAGHETTALSLTFTAHLLARNPAVEERLVEELETELGGETPTMADLPDLTYTERVVTESMRLYPPVPGIVREPVKPDIIGGYEIQPGATVQMHQWVVHRDPRWYDDPLAFRPERWTDEMEADLPKLAYFPFAAGPRRCIGDRFATLEARLVLATIYQNYHLELVPGTEQLDLMATITARPKHEIPMTVRER, from the coding sequence ATGCGAAACGACAGTTCCGCGACCGCCGACGGTCGTCCACCCGGCCCCGACGGTCTCCCCCTCGTCGGGAACCAGCTCGCCTTCCTCCGCGATCCGTACGGCTTCATGACCGAGAACGCCCGCGAGTACGGCGACATCGCCTACTGGGAGGACCCGATGGGTCCGGTTTACCAGCTCAACCACCCCGACTACATCGAGCAGGTGCTGGTCGGGAACAACCAGCACTACGTCAAGGGTGACCAGTTCCAGCACGTCCTCAGACCGATCACCGGAAACGGTATCCTCAACAGCGAGGGCGCGGTCTGGCGGCGGAACCGACACCTCATCCAGCCGGCGTTCAACCCCGACCGGATCGAGGAGTACGCCGGAATGATGGCCGCGTTCACCGAGGACGCGCTCGAGTCGTGGGCCGACGGGCAGACCCGACACTTCCACGAAGACATGATGGAGCTCACGCTGCGGATCGTTGCCCGGGCGCTGTTCGGGATCGACGTCGACGACCACGTCGACACGATCGGCGAGGCCCTCGAGGAGTTCATGCTCGCGAGCGAGAGCCTCTCGCACCTCGTCCTTCCCTCGGGGGTGCCGACGCCCTCTCGACGGCGGATCCGTCGCGCGCGCGAGAAGCTCGACGGCGTCATTTATCCGATGATCGAGGAACGACGGTCGAACCCGACCGAGCGGGACGTCATCTCGAAGCTGCTCGAGGTCACCGACGAGCGGGGGAACGGCCTCTCCGACGAGCAGATCCGCGACGAGGTCACGACGCTGCTGCTCGCGGGCCACGAGACGACCGCCCTGTCACTGACGTTTACCGCCCACCTGCTCGCGCGGAACCCGGCCGTCGAGGAGCGCCTCGTAGAGGAACTCGAAACCGAACTCGGCGGCGAGACGCCGACGATGGCCGACCTCCCGGATCTCACGTACACCGAGCGGGTGGTCACGGAGTCGATGCGGCTCTACCCGCCGGTTCCGGGAATCGTCCGCGAACCGGTCAAGCCCGACATCATCGGCGGCTACGAGATCCAGCCTGGGGCGACCGTTCAGATGCACCAGTGGGTCGTCCACCGCGACCCGCGCTGGTACGACGATCCGCTCGCCTTCCGTCCCGAGCGCTGGACCGACGAGATGGAGGCCGATCTACCGAAGCTGGCGTACTTCCCGTTCGCCGCGGGGCCCCGGCGGTGTATCGGCGATCGCTTCGCCACCCTCGAGGCCCGGCTCGTCCTCGCGACGATCTACCAGAACTACCACCTCGAACTCGTCCCCGGGACCGAGCAGCTGGACCTCATGGCGACGATCACCGCCCGTCCGAAACACGAGATCCCGATGACCGTCCGCGAGCGGTAG
- the aspS gene encoding aspartate--tRNA(Asn) ligase, whose protein sequence is MQDRTYTADAEPGSDATVAGWVHEIRDLGGIAFLILRDTTGKIQIKFEKDEMDDELVETGLDVSRESVVKVSGAVEEEPRAPTGVEVTPESLEVLAPADPELPLDPSGKVDADLSTRLDNRTLDLRKDEVQAIFEIRSEILRAAREAFREFRCTEITTPKIVATGTEGGTELFPITYFGEEAFMNQSPQLFKQLIAGSNVERVFEIGPIFRAEEHNTPRHLNEATSIDFEGAFCDEHDAMDVAEGVVTAAYEAVAENCSEELEALGLEESFEVPDGEFPRLSYEEAIERINATGELDEQLVWGDDLPTEGEKALGDDVGGHYFITDWPSEIKPFYIQDHDDDEGLSTGFDLMHPRMELVSGGQREHRYEQLIEGFEQQGLDPEQFDYYTKMFKYGMPPHAGFGLGGERLIMTILGLENIREAVLFPRDRQRLSP, encoded by the coding sequence ATGCAGGACAGAACCTACACTGCCGACGCCGAGCCGGGCTCGGACGCGACGGTCGCCGGCTGGGTCCACGAGATCCGCGATCTCGGCGGGATCGCCTTCCTGATTCTCCGGGATACGACCGGAAAGATCCAGATCAAGTTCGAGAAAGACGAGATGGACGACGAGCTCGTCGAGACCGGGCTGGACGTCTCCCGCGAGAGCGTCGTGAAGGTATCCGGCGCCGTCGAGGAGGAACCCCGCGCGCCGACCGGCGTCGAGGTCACGCCGGAGTCGCTCGAGGTGCTGGCTCCCGCCGACCCCGAGCTGCCGCTTGACCCCTCGGGGAAGGTCGACGCCGACCTCTCGACGCGGCTGGACAACCGCACGCTCGACCTTCGGAAGGACGAGGTCCAGGCGATCTTCGAGATCCGTTCGGAGATCCTGCGTGCGGCCCGCGAGGCGTTCCGCGAGTTCCGCTGTACGGAGATCACGACGCCGAAGATCGTCGCCACCGGGACCGAGGGCGGCACCGAGCTGTTCCCGATCACGTACTTCGGCGAGGAGGCCTTCATGAACCAGTCCCCGCAGCTGTTCAAGCAGCTGATCGCGGGCTCGAACGTCGAGCGTGTCTTCGAGATCGGCCCGATCTTCCGCGCCGAGGAACACAACACGCCCCGCCACTTAAACGAGGCGACCTCGATCGACTTCGAGGGCGCGTTCTGTGACGAACACGACGCGATGGACGTCGCCGAGGGCGTCGTCACGGCTGCCTACGAGGCCGTCGCCGAGAACTGCAGCGAGGAGCTCGAGGCGCTCGGTCTCGAGGAGTCCTTCGAGGTGCCCGACGGCGAGTTCCCGCGGCTCAGCTACGAGGAGGCCATCGAGCGCATCAACGCGACCGGCGAGCTCGACGAGCAGCTCGTCTGGGGCGACGACCTGCCGACCGAGGGCGAGAAGGCCCTGGGCGACGACGTCGGCGGCCACTACTTCATCACCGACTGGCCAAGCGAGATCAAGCCGTTCTACATCCAGGACCACGACGACGACGAGGGGCTCTCGACGGGCTTCGACCTGATGCACCCGCGCATGGAGCTGGTCTCGGGCGGCCAGCGTGAACACCGCTACGAGCAGCTCATCGAAGGGTTCGAACAGCAGGGCCTCGATCCCGAGCAGTTCGACTACTACACGAAGATGTTCAAGTACGGGATGCCGCCCCACGCCGGCTTCGGGCTTGGCGGCGAGCGCCTGATCATGACGATCCTGGGTCTCGAGAACATTCGGGAGGCTGTGCTGTTCCCGCGAGACCGGCAGCGACTCTCGCCGTAG